In Pyrus communis chromosome 1, drPyrComm1.1, whole genome shotgun sequence, the following are encoded in one genomic region:
- the LOC137726953 gene encoding carotenoid 9,10(9',10')-cleavage dioxygenase 1-like produces MASSAYANLHAINGSFQTHFISHSFNHLKTSLSLTVKPLLKELEKFPLINVDVSKNMKNASGKLLDALMNSMFQFVDQPLLPSQENFAPVEEIGDLVEVICTEGEIPADFSEGVFIRNGNNPLFGGLKSAVSIFGQSNQTWVDGEGMLHAVYFKKDPNGSWIVSYKNRYVETETFKLEKQMHNKPCFLPVLEGDASAVLAAQLLNALRFGTVNKYFSNTNVFEHSGRVYSITEDHLPQEVDISTLETLSDWDVDGAWDRPFTSHPKKAPGSGELVMMGTAAKKPYYVLGVISADGKKLHKADLKFKRSVLSHDIGVTQKYNVIIDHPLTMDIKRLVMGGPLMKYEKEGYARIGVMPRYGNAESVKWFEVQTNCTFHILNCFEEDNEVVVVRGCRALTSLIPGPDERVGNFGNKFEWFSKGFNFAHHDDSAADDDAGTGYFFARVYEWRLNMVSGEVEEEKNLTGTEFAMEFPFINERYTGLKHKYGYTQVIDSVASSNSGLGKFGALAKLYLDDQSHSTPSGDQEERCSDQQWIKVEYHKFEENNFCSGSVFVPRHGGIEEDDGWIVTFVHNENTHVTQVHVIDAMKFQSEPIVKITLPQRVPYGFHGTFVSMLN; encoded by the exons ATGGCAAGCTCTGCTTATGCTAACTTACATGCAATTAATGGGTCTTTTCAAACCCATTTCATATCTCACAGCTTTAATCACCTGAAAACCTCTCTTTCCTTGACTGTTaag CCTCTACTCAAAGAGCTGGAGAAATTTCCATTGATAAACGTGGATGTgtctaaaaacatgaaaaaCGCTTCTGGGAAGTTGTTAGATGCACTCATGAACTCCATGTTCCAATTCGTGGACCAACCATTGCTTCCATCTCAG GAAAACTTTGCTCCAGTTGAAGAGATTGGAGACCTTGTTGAGGTCATCTGCACTGAAGGAGAAATTCCCGCTGACTTTTCTGAGGGTGTGTTCATAAGAAATG GAAACAATCCTTTATTTGGAGGTCTGAAATCCGCAGTTTCAATTTTTGGGCAATCAAACCAGACTTGGGTAGACGGAGAAGGAATGCTTCATGCAGTATACTTTAAAAAAGATCCAAATGGAAGTTGGATTGTCTCGTACAAGAACAGATATGTTGAGACAGAAACATTTAAGCTAGAGAAACAAATGCATAACAAACCATGTTTCTTACCAGTCCTAGAAGGAGATGCTTCAGCAGTTTTAGCAGCGCAGCTTCTGAATGCG TTGAGATTTGGCACAGTCAATAAATACTTTAGCAACACCAATGTTTTTGAGCATTCAGGAAGGGTTTACTCGATTACAGAGGATCACCTGCCTCAAGAGGTGGACATCTCAACCTTAGAAACTCTTTCTGATTGGGATGTCGATGGTGCTTGGGATCGACCTTTCACTAGCCATCCAAAG AAAGCTCCAGGTTCCGGAGAGCTGGTCATGATGGGGACAGCTGCAAAGAAACCTTACTATGTTCTGGGGGTTATTTCTG CTGATGGAAAGAAATTGCACAAGGCTGATCTCAAATTCAAAAGAAGCGTCCTCAGCCATGATATAGGAGTCACGCAGAA GTACAATGTAATCATTGATCACCCCCTTACCATGGATATAAAGAGACTTGTCATGGGTGGCCC ATTAATGAAGTATGAAAAGGAAGGTTATGCGAGGATTGGAGTGATGCCACGTTATGGTAATGCAGAGTCAGTCAAATGGTTTGAGGTACAAACCAATTGCACATTTCACATTCTCAATTGCTTTGAGGAGGACAATGAG GTTGTTGTGGTGAGGGGATGTAGGGCTCTCACATCTCTCATACCAGGTCCTGATGAACGAGTTGGTAATTTTGGTAACAAGTTTGAGTGGTTCTCCAAGGGGTTCAATTTTGCACATCATGATGATTCTGCAGCAGATGATGATGCTGGAACCGGATATTTCTTTGCTCGTGTATATGAATGGAGACTGAACATGGTGTCTGGGGAAGTTGAGGAGGAGAAAAATTTAACTGGAACTGAATTTGCCATGGAATTTCCTTTTATCAACGAACGATACACTGGTTTAAAACACAAGTATGGTTATACTCAAGTCATTGATTCTGTGGCAAGCTCTAACTCTG GCTTGGGTAAATTTGGAGCTCTAGCAAAATTATATTTGGATGATCAATCACATTCCACACCATCTGGG GATCAGGAGGAAAGGTGTAGCGATCAGCAGTGGATAAAGGTGGAATACCATAAGTTTGAGGAGAACAACTTTTGCAGTGGAAGCGTTTTTGTGCCTAGACATGGAGGCATAGAGGAAGATGATGGTTGGATTGTCACTTTTGTCCACAATGAAAACACTCATGTAACCCAA GTTCATGTAATTGATGCAATGAAGTTTCAGAGTGAACCGATTGTGAAAATCACATTGCCACAGAGGGTGCCATATGGTTTCCATGGGACTTTTGTGTCAATGCTTAATTAG
- the LOC137726303 gene encoding aquaporin TIP4-1: MAKIALGTTGEGALPEVWRALVVEFITTFLFVFAGVASAMATDKLAAHALVGLFAVAVTHALVVAVMISAGHISGGHLNPAVTLGLLFGGHITLFRSILYWIDQLLAAAAACYLLEYLSGLTTPIHSLSSGVGYLEGVIWEIVLTFSLLFTVYATIVDKRGSLNGLGPTLTGFVVGANILAGGAFSGASMNPARSFGPALVSWNWTDHWVYWVGPLIGGGLAGFIYENFFIIGQTHLPIPTVETALFG; the protein is encoded by the exons ATGGCGAAAATAGCCTTGGGAACCACCGGTGAGGGTGCCCTTCCAGAAGTCTGGAGAGCCCTTGTGGTTGAGTTTATCACTACCTTCCTCTTCGTCTTTGCTGGTGTTGCATCAGCCATGGCTACTG ATAAGCTAGCAGCACATGCACTAGTGGGGTTGTTTGCCGTAGCTGTGACACATGCACTAGTTGTGGCCGTGATGATATCCGCCGGCCACATATCTGGCGGTCACCTTAACCCTGCCGTCACTCTTGGCCTCCTGTTTGGCGGTCACATTACCCTCTTCCGATCTATACTCTACTGGATCGATCAATTGTTAGCAGCTGCCGCAGCTTGTTACCTTCTAGAGTACCTCAGTGGATTG ACTACTCCAATTCATTCACTTTCAAGTGGGGTGGGCTATTTAGAAGGTGTGATATGGGAGATTGTCCTCACATTCTCCTTGCTATTCACAGTCTATGCTACAATTGTTGACAAGAGAGGATCTCTTAATGGATTGGGCCCTACATTAACTGGATTTGTTGTCGGGGCCAACATCCTAGCTGGCGGAGCCTTCTCAGGAGCTTCAATGAACCCAGCAAGATCCTTTGGTCCTGCTTTGGTAAGCTGGAATTGGACTGACCACTGGGTTTATTGGGTTGGTCCTCTCATTGGCGGTGGACTTGCTGGGTTCATTTATGAAAATTTCTTCATTATCGGGCAAACTCATCTCCCAATTCCAACAGTGGAAACTGCTCTGTTCGGTTAA
- the LOC137747410 gene encoding probable lactoylglutathione lyase, chloroplastic, whose product MSSLSATLNLLRPYLAPSPPSVRFFGVRNSASSYSTSRRLALFQLGSALPQSQLLGAKASELLRGEGNPLEAAPVANLAQAGTAIAKENALEWVKNDKRRMLHVVYRVGDLDKTIKFYTECLGMKLLRKRDIPEDRYSNAFLGYGPEESNFVVELTYNYGVDKYNIGTGFGHFGIAVEDVTKTVELIKAKGGKVTKEPGPAKGGNTIVASVEDPDGYTFELLERGPSPEPFRQVMLRVGDLDRAINFYKKAYGMELLHKRDQPEYKYTVAMLGYGPEDKNAVLELTYNYGITDYDKGNGYAQIAIGTDDVYKTAEAIKLSGGKIILDPGPLPGINTKITACLDPDGWKSVFVDKADFLKELE is encoded by the exons ATGTCATCTTTATCGGCTACTCTGAATCTCTTAAGACCCTATCTGGCTCCATCGCCACCGTCCGTGAGGTTTTTTGGTGTGCGAAACTCTGCCTCTTCTTATTCTACTTCCCGGAGACTCGCTCTCTTTCAGCTCGGCTCTG CTCTGCCTCAATCACAACTGTTAGGTGCAAAAGCATCAGAGTTGCTAAGAGGAGAGGGAAACCCTTTAGAGGCTGCCCCAGTTGCGAATTTGGCACAGGCAGGCACCGCTATTGCCAAGGAAAATGCACTGGAGTGGgtaaaaaatgacaaaagaagaATGCTTCATGTTGTCTATCGTGTTGGGGACTTGGACAAGACTATAAA ATTCTATACTGAATGTTTGGGGATGAAGCTGTTAAGAAAACGTGACATACCTGAGGATCGATATTCGAATGCTTTTCTTGGATATGGACCAGAAGAATCCAATTTTGTGGTTGAACTTACATACA ATTACGGAGTGGACAAGTACAACATTGGGACTGGTTTTGGCCATTTTGGCATTGCAGTTGAAGAT GTAACCAAAACCGTGGAACTTATAAAGGCAAAGGGAGGGAAAGTTACCAAGGAACCTGGTCCTGCTAAAGGTGGCAATACAATAGTTGCCTCTGTTGAGGATCCCGATGGCTACACGTTTGAGCTTTTGGAGAGAGGGCCTTCACCTGAGCCCTTCCGTCAAGTGATGCTTCGTGTAGGTGATCTTGACCGTGCTATTAACTTTTATAAGAAG GCTTATGGGATGGAACTTCTCCACAAGAGAGATCAACCTGAATACAAG TATACTGTTGCCATGTTGGGCTACGGTCCTGAAGATAAGAACGCAGTGCTTGAACTGACGTACAACTATGGGATCACAGATTATGACAAGGGAAATGGTTACGCGCAG ATTGCAATAGGCACAGATGATGTTTACAAGACTGCAGAAGCAATCAAACTAAGTGGAGGGAAGATTATTCTTGATCCTGGGCCTTTGCCAGGTATCAACACAAAGATAACTGCTTGCCTCGACCCTGATGGCTGGAAATCG GTCTTTGTTGATAAGGCTGATTTTCTGAAGGAATTAGAGTGA
- the LOC137728906 gene encoding VAN3-binding protein, with translation MYFIQFRIELLSVLNLFRIKALDLEWDNFIGRLDLIEALSMSSCGLKCSTNGLLHGGLENIDENGGIVSGTVGSSAPPPETPTESMEFLARSWSLSAMEISKALSHTRVNVASKTLDKSAFSSDDGVESHDRSSMRLMECQLPSGVSPPVSPRDSEEMKELLLLHQALHPDFLSSQQQFLNHGLYKSILRGKTMGRWLKDQKERKKHEIRTQNAQLHAAVSVAGVAAAVASIAASTVFPETSAAHEKTPVSELRMETSAALASAAALVASRCIEIAEEMGAEHDHIVSVVSSAVNARTNGDIMTLTAGAATALRGAATLKVRLQKEYGGTTVALAEERCEGNQSNAALHFVSNGGELLKRTRKGALHWKRVSFNTNSNGQVVAKMKSKHIAGTFTKKKKCVVSGVYCDIPAWPGREREDGSKPRAYFGIKTAERTIEFECRSQGDKHMWTEGIRHMLNFMPT, from the exons ATGTATTTCATTCAATTCAGGATTGAGTTGCTTTCTGTTCTAAATCTTTTTCGGATCAAAGCCCTGG ATCTTGAATGGGACAACTTCATTGGGCGTCTTGATCTCATTGAAGCTTTAAGCA TGAGCTCCTGCGGTTTGAAATGCTCAACAAACGGACTACTGCATGGCGGGCTGGAGAACATAGACGAAAATGGCGGTATAGTGAGCGGAACAGTGGGGTCGTCTGCGCCGCCGCCAGAAACTCCAACGGAGTCGATGGAGTTTCTGGCCAGATCGTGGAGTCTCTCAGCCATGGAGATCTCCAAAGCTCTTTCGCACACACGTGTGAACGTTGCTTCCAAGACCCTTGACAAGTCAGCGTTCAGTTCTGATGATGGTGTTGAATCACACGACAGAAGTTCCATGCGTTTAATGGAATGT CAGTTACCCAGTGGAGTTAGCCCTCCAGTTTCGCCAAGAGACAGTGAAGAGATGAAG GAGTTACTTTTACTACACCAAGCACTCCACCCAGACTTCCTTTCCAGCCAGCAACAATTTCTCAATCATGGG CTATACAAGAGCATTTTGCGAGGGAAAACAATGGGCAGATGGTTAAAAGATcagaaggagaggaagaagcATGAAATCCGAACCCAAAATGCGCAGTTGCACGCTGCTGTTTCTGTGGCTGGGGTTGCTGCTGCTGTAGCATCAATTGCAGCTTCAACTGTATTTCCTGAAACATCAGCTGCCCACGAGAAAACACCAGTATCCGAATTGAGGATGGAAACATCAGCTGCGCTAGCATCCGCAGCAGCTCTAGTCGCTTCGCGTTGCATTGAGATTGCGGAGGAAATGGGAGCCGAGCATGATCATATTGTATCAGTTGTCAGTTCTGCAGTCAATGCAAGGACTAATGGAGATATCATGACCTTAACTGCAGGAGCAGCTACAG CTTTACGCGGAGCTGCCACACTTAAAGTGAGGCTGCAAAAGGAGTACGGTGGCACAACTGTTGCTCTGGCCGAGGAGAGATGTGAAGGCAACCAATCAAATGCAGCATTGCACTTTGTCTCAAATGGAGGGGAGCTTCTTAAACGTACGAGGAAAG GTGCTCTTCACTGGAAGAGGGTTTCTTTCAATACTAACTCAAATGGGCAG GTTGTAGCCAAAATGAAAAGCAAGCATATCGCGGGAACATTTacgaaaaaaaagaaat GTGTGGTCTCTGGAGTCTACTGTGACATCCCAGCTTGGCCCGGCAGGGAAAGAGAAGACGGCAGCAAACCAAGGGCATACTTTGGGATAAAAACAGCTGAAAGGACAATAGAATTTGAATGCAGAAGTCAAGGTGACAAACATATGTGGACTGAAGGGATCCGTCATATGTTGAATTTCATGCCAACATAA